From a single Theropithecus gelada isolate Dixy unplaced genomic scaffold, Tgel_1.0 HiC_scaffold_15884, whole genome shotgun sequence genomic region:
- the LOC112617154 gene encoding coiled-coil-helix-coiled-coil-helix domain-containing protein 2-like isoform X2: MPRGSRSRTSRMAPPASRAPQLRAAPRPPGLMAQMATTAAGVAVGSAVGHTLGHAITGGFSGGSNAEPARPDITYQEPQGTQPAQQQQPCFYEIKQFLECAQNQGDIKLCEGFNEVLKQCRLANGLA; the protein is encoded by the exons ATGCCGCGTGGAAGCCGAAGCCGCACCTCCCGCATGGCTCCTCCGGCCAGCCGGGCACCTCAGCTGAGAGCTGCACCCAGGCCG CCAGGTCTGATGGCCCAGATGGCAACCACTGCAGCTGGCGTGGCTGTGGGCTCTGCTGTGGGACACACACTGGGTCATGCCATTACTGGgggcttcagtggaggaagtaatgcTGAGCCTGCGAGGCCTGACATCACTTACCAGGAGCCACAGGGAACCCAGCcggcacagcagcagcagccttgCTTCTATGAGATCAAACAGTTTCTGGAGTGTGCCCAGAACCAGGGTGACATCAAGCTCTGTGAGGGTTTCAATGAGGTGCTGAAACAGTGCCGACTTGCAAACGGATTGGCCTAA
- the LOC112617154 gene encoding coiled-coil-helix-coiled-coil-helix domain-containing protein 2-like isoform X1: MPRGSRSRTSRMAPPASRAPQLRAAPRPAPVAQPPAAAPPSAVGSSAAAPQQPGLMAQMATTAAGVAVGSAVGHTLGHAITGGFSGGSNAEPARPDITYQEPQGTQPAQQQQPCFYEIKQFLECAQNQGDIKLCEGFNEVLKQCRLANGLA; this comes from the coding sequence ATGCCGCGTGGAAGCCGAAGCCGCACCTCCCGCATGGCTCCTCCGGCCAGCCGGGCACCTCAGCTGAGAGCTGCACCCAGGCCGGCACCTGTCGCTCAGCCACCAGCAGCGGCACCCCCATCTGCAGTTGGCTCTTCTGCTGCTGCACCCCAGCAGCCAGGTCTGATGGCCCAGATGGCAACCACTGCAGCTGGCGTGGCTGTGGGCTCTGCTGTGGGACACACACTGGGTCATGCCATTACTGGgggcttcagtggaggaagtaatgcTGAGCCTGCGAGGCCTGACATCACTTACCAGGAGCCACAGGGAACCCAGCcggcacagcagcagcagccttgCTTCTATGAGATCAAACAGTTTCTGGAGTGTGCCCAGAACCAGGGTGACATCAAGCTCTGTGAGGGTTTCAATGAGGTGCTGAAACAGTGCCGACTTGCAAACGGATTGGCCTAA